A stretch of the Acidobacteriota bacterium genome encodes the following:
- a CDS encoding FAD-dependent thymidylate synthase — protein MDVILAGLNVDAELLREYPELLERARQALAPDAAAADRAALAAELAAHAERRNLTPETLSAAYARISRDPRPAPELRAAARAEVDRARRSNETIIFGLGHASVAEHAVFNLDVLGISRLAAEFVERFRLCSYTEKSQRYITLTGDYVTPVEVLGTPLEAEFHALVARQVAFYHRCYGKLAEYFPPRHPELAGAKDGRRTLDGWAKEDARYGLSLATETQLGLTANARNLERIIQAAAAHPLGEVREYGDRLRRTVGGIAPSLIKYTEPTAHHRLDLPLTRERLRAAAEGGAPELPSGDGAACRIVDDAGLDETPVWTALMHEAGGLSAAASRRWAETAGAAAKRALLAGLVEHLPPWQSLPRAFELAAATFECVVSASCFAQLKRHRMGTLIPQDYDPRLGVTVPASVAAVDEAAALRELADASAVTAGRIGALAPPAAAYALTNANRRRVLFRVSVRELAHFARLRLDEHAQWDIRELAGAMMAAVRPRLPLFGELLCAKTDLAAACRRLADPAAE, from the coding sequence GTGGACGTGATCCTGGCGGGCCTGAATGTGGACGCAGAACTCCTCCGCGAGTACCCGGAGCTTCTGGAGCGGGCCCGGCAGGCGCTGGCGCCGGATGCGGCGGCCGCCGACCGGGCTGCCCTGGCCGCCGAGCTGGCCGCGCATGCCGAACGCCGGAACCTGACGCCCGAGACGCTGTCGGCCGCCTACGCCCGCATCAGCCGCGACCCGCGCCCGGCGCCGGAACTGCGCGCCGCGGCCCGGGCCGAGGTGGACCGGGCGCGCCGGTCCAACGAGACCATCATCTTCGGCCTGGGGCACGCCTCGGTGGCCGAGCACGCCGTGTTCAACCTCGACGTCCTGGGGATCAGCCGCCTGGCCGCCGAGTTTGTGGAACGCTTCCGCCTCTGCTCCTACACCGAAAAATCACAGCGCTACATCACCCTCACGGGTGACTACGTCACGCCGGTGGAGGTGCTGGGCACCCCGCTGGAGGCGGAGTTCCACGCGCTGGTCGCCCGCCAGGTGGCGTTCTACCACCGCTGTTACGGCAAGCTCGCGGAATACTTCCCGCCGCGGCACCCGGAGCTGGCCGGGGCGAAGGACGGCCGGCGCACCCTCGACGGCTGGGCCAAGGAGGATGCCCGCTACGGCCTGAGCCTGGCTACGGAGACCCAGCTCGGCCTCACCGCCAACGCCCGCAACCTGGAGCGGATCATCCAGGCGGCGGCCGCGCACCCGCTCGGCGAGGTGCGGGAGTACGGCGACCGCCTCCGCCGCACCGTGGGCGGCATCGCCCCGTCGCTCATCAAGTACACCGAGCCGACGGCGCACCACCGCCTGGACCTGCCGCTGACCCGGGAGCGCCTGCGCGCCGCCGCCGAGGGGGGGGCGCCAGAGCTACCGTCCGGCGACGGGGCCGCCTGCCGCATCGTGGACGACGCGGGCCTGGACGAGACGCCGGTCTGGACGGCGCTGATGCACGAGGCGGGCGGACTGTCGGCGGCGGCAAGCCGGCGCTGGGCCGAGACGGCGGGTGCGGCGGCGAAGCGCGCCCTCCTGGCGGGGCTCGTGGAGCACCTCCCGCCGTGGCAGTCGCTGCCGCGGGCGTTCGAACTGGCCGCGGCCACGTTCGAGTGCGTGGTGAGCGCCTCGTGCTTCGCCCAGCTCAAGCGCCACCGGATGGGCACGCTGATCCCGCAGGACTACGATCCGCGGCTCGGCGTCACCGTGCCGGCATCGGTGGCGGCGGTGGACGAGGCGGCGGCGCTGCGGGAACTGGCGGACGCGAGCGCCGTGACGGCCGGCCGCATCGGCGCCCTGGCGCCGCCGGCGGCCGCCTACGCCCTGACCAACGCGAACCGGCGCCGGGTGCTGTTCCGGGTCAGCGTGCGCGAGCTGGCGCACTTCGCGCGGCTCCGCCTGGACGAGCACGCCCAGTGGGACATCCGCGAGCTGGCGGGGGCGATGATGGCCGCGGTCCGGCCGCGCCTGCCGCTGTTCGGGGAGCTCCTCTGCGCCAAGACCGACCTGGCCGCCGCCTGCCGCCGCCTGGCCGATCCCGCCGCGGAGTGA
- a CDS encoding TonB-dependent receptor, whose amino-acid sequence MRHAFLRFALLSMLAVLCAGLVAGQATMTYGRIEGQAKDQTGGVIPGVTVSVTSATGTKTMVTGDSGEFAFPFLTPGVYSLKAELEGFKTFEQTDISVRLGGTTTINLVLNPGEISEVITVTGEAPLVDTTTTTVGATISDDLFTSVPMRRNFTNLFNMAPGVGDSGSLGDNNPSIGGASGLENNYIVDGVNITNTGYGSVGAYSNVYGSLGSGVTFDFVKEVQVKQGGFEAEYGQSTGGVVNVITKSGGNEFHGGVYFYGQPGGWEARRKQTNTYRVSDGTEIKRNESFDVSADLSGYLWKDKFFFYLGFNPQWNTITTMAPAGIGQWVDPGVGFFDREDNIYSWSAKATWVPWSNHNFEFSTFADPSNRAVGPNRGMTSKGDDNYSGLAYGSWNWIARYNGVITNNWFLTASLGRAFNRFEEQLLYMERIRYTNYIDFAPALVAMGGVGFFENNNGENWQFNVKTTFNFSAGGDHTWDFGYMYEDVGYTAVRRYTGPMISVPAFGNFPGLTTYGGTFRLRYYTIPGSGGQYWDANGDGVITKADALLQQIRGNANDPNIETKTKYHSFYIQDAWKITDKITLKAGLRYDWQQMSGGGDNAITYEFTNNWAPRVGLIYDLFGDGKTKVFGNWGRFYQKIPNDMAVRAFSSEDGVTNAWWYVNYDAQGRPTPGAFAQPDMPSPPTVTRTGANPTYVVPETKTMYQNELVLGFDHQLNPTMSFGMRYIFREVGRMLEDVGTLTVNQYIEDSEYFTYVIANPSFSSDYVINDTGEIGSDGLADGFADPKRSYNALELTLEKRFSQGFQFLANYRLSKLWGNYEGLYRNDNGQDDPNITSLYDFRLDENLLYQFTPGYLNTDRRHTLNFNGSYTFNGGFTLGVGFRSTSGAPITKLLAHPAYENSGEIPAEPRGSEGRTEWINNFDVHMSYPFTFGDNYRLRFGVDVFNLCNFKRITTVDENYENAPGDLNVDYLTPTGFQRPFNMRFSVRFEF is encoded by the coding sequence ATGAGACATGCGTTCCTCAGGTTTGCCCTGCTGTCCATGCTGGCGGTTCTGTGCGCCGGCTTGGTGGCAGGTCAGGCCACGATGACCTACGGCCGCATCGAGGGCCAGGCCAAGGACCAGACCGGCGGCGTGATCCCCGGTGTGACTGTATCCGTCACCTCGGCCACCGGCACCAAGACCATGGTCACCGGTGACAGCGGCGAGTTCGCCTTCCCCTTCCTGACCCCGGGCGTCTACAGCCTGAAGGCCGAACTGGAAGGGTTCAAGACCTTCGAGCAGACCGACATCTCGGTCCGCCTGGGCGGCACCACGACCATCAACCTGGTGCTGAACCCCGGCGAAATCAGCGAAGTCATCACCGTCACCGGTGAGGCCCCGCTGGTTGACACCACCACCACCACGGTGGGCGCCACTATTTCCGACGACCTGTTCACCAGCGTGCCCATGCGGCGCAACTTCACCAACCTGTTCAACATGGCCCCCGGCGTCGGTGATTCCGGATCGCTCGGCGACAACAACCCCTCCATCGGCGGCGCGTCCGGCCTGGAGAACAACTACATCGTGGACGGCGTGAACATCACCAACACCGGTTACGGTTCGGTGGGTGCCTACTCCAACGTGTACGGCTCGCTGGGCTCCGGCGTGACCTTCGACTTCGTGAAGGAAGTCCAGGTCAAGCAGGGCGGCTTCGAAGCCGAGTACGGCCAGAGCACCGGCGGCGTGGTGAACGTCATCACCAAGTCCGGCGGCAACGAGTTCCACGGCGGCGTGTACTTCTACGGCCAGCCCGGTGGCTGGGAAGCCCGTCGCAAGCAGACCAACACCTACCGCGTGTCCGACGGCACCGAGATCAAGCGCAACGAGTCCTTCGACGTCAGCGCCGACTTGAGCGGCTATCTCTGGAAGGACAAGTTCTTCTTCTATTTGGGCTTCAACCCCCAGTGGAACACCATCACCACCATGGCCCCGGCCGGCATCGGCCAGTGGGTCGATCCCGGTGTGGGCTTCTTCGACCGCGAGGACAACATCTACTCCTGGTCAGCCAAGGCCACCTGGGTGCCCTGGAGCAACCACAACTTCGAGTTCTCCACGTTCGCTGACCCGTCCAATCGCGCCGTGGGTCCTAACCGCGGCATGACCTCCAAGGGCGATGACAACTACTCGGGCCTGGCCTACGGCTCCTGGAACTGGATCGCCCGCTACAACGGCGTGATCACCAACAACTGGTTCCTGACGGCGTCGCTCGGCCGCGCCTTCAACCGGTTTGAAGAGCAGCTCCTGTACATGGAGCGGATCCGCTACACCAACTACATTGACTTCGCACCGGCCCTGGTCGCCATGGGCGGCGTGGGCTTCTTCGAGAACAACAACGGCGAGAACTGGCAGTTCAACGTCAAGACCACGTTCAACTTCAGCGCCGGTGGCGACCACACTTGGGACTTCGGCTACATGTACGAGGACGTGGGCTACACCGCCGTCCGCCGCTACACCGGCCCCATGATCTCCGTACCCGCCTTCGGCAATTTCCCGGGCCTCACCACCTACGGCGGCACTTTCCGCCTGCGCTACTACACCATCCCCGGCTCCGGCGGCCAGTACTGGGATGCCAACGGCGACGGCGTCATCACCAAAGCCGATGCGCTGCTGCAGCAGATCCGCGGCAACGCCAACGATCCCAACATCGAGACCAAGACCAAGTACCACTCTTTCTACATCCAGGACGCCTGGAAGATCACCGACAAGATCACCCTGAAGGCCGGCCTGCGCTATGACTGGCAGCAGATGTCCGGCGGCGGCGACAACGCCATCACCTATGAGTTCACCAACAACTGGGCGCCGCGCGTCGGTCTGATCTACGATCTGTTCGGCGACGGCAAGACCAAGGTGTTCGGCAACTGGGGCCGCTTCTACCAGAAGATCCCCAACGACATGGCCGTCCGCGCCTTCAGCTCCGAAGACGGCGTGACCAACGCCTGGTGGTATGTCAACTACGACGCCCAGGGCCGTCCGACCCCAGGCGCCTTCGCCCAACCCGATATGCCCAGCCCGCCGACAGTCACCCGCACCGGCGCCAATCCCACCTACGTGGTGCCCGAGACCAAGACCATGTACCAGAACGAACTGGTCCTGGGCTTCGACCACCAGCTCAATCCCACCATGAGCTTCGGCATGCGCTACATCTTCCGCGAAGTGGGCCGCATGCTGGAAGACGTGGGCACCCTCACCGTGAACCAGTACATTGAGGACTCCGAGTACTTCACCTACGTCATCGCCAACCCCTCCTTCTCCTCCGACTACGTCATCAATGACACCGGTGAAATCGGCTCCGACGGCCTGGCCGACGGCTTCGCCGATCCGAAGCGCTCTTACAACGCCCTGGAACTGACCCTGGAAAAGCGCTTCTCCCAGGGCTTCCAGTTCCTGGCCAACTACCGTCTTTCCAAACTGTGGGGCAATTACGAGGGCCTGTACCGGAACGACAACGGGCAGGATGACCCCAACATCACCTCCCTGTACGACTTCCGGCTGGACGAGAACCTGCTCTACCAGTTCACCCCCGGCTACCTGAACACCGACCGGCGCCACACCCTGAACTTCAACGGCTCCTACACCTTCAACGGCGGCTTCACCCTGGGTGTGGGCTTCCGGAGCACCAGCGGCGCCCCCATCACCAAACTGCTGGCTCACCCGGCGTATGAGAACTCCGGCGAAATCCCGGCGGAACCCCGTGGCTCCGAGGGCCGGACCGAGTGGATCAACAACTTCGACGTGCACATGAGCTATCCGTTCACCTTCGGTGACAACTACCGCCTGCGCTTCGGCGTGGACGTCTTCAACCTGTGCAACTTCAAGCGCATCACCACCGTGGACGAGAACTACGAGAACGCGCCCGGGGATTTGAACGTTGACTATCTGACCCCCACCGGGTTCCAGCGCCCCTTCAACATGCGGTTCTCCGTCCGGTTCGAGTTCTAA
- a CDS encoding VWA domain-containing protein, with amino-acid sequence MRITIIMRCKMLLAALLVGAIAAGAQDVPKTKGVEETPARDAVVSLTADVSAVRFNAQVRDRKGNLITGLPREAFEVREDGRPQELIYFEADSSPVSVALLVEFSRPTAGILQDMRDSAYLLVRELAVEDNCALVVFNNRPEVVVDFTRDREEILRAVARMNYTFLSSIELLDSVRFTVSRMSEVPGKRGIVLLATGLSESGGRLNELSRQLQVMGVPIYAVSMGQHARNLLDPVLSTSDHHLFFQADHRLRTLAENSGGAAFFPKHPNAFPDTMKTVCAYLKHQYLLAYTPPDPADQKRKRTLAISARADLDRDGTPEPLEVVHVRQYVLGGSPLKP; translated from the coding sequence ATGCGAATCACGATCATCATGCGATGCAAGATGCTGCTGGCGGCGCTGCTGGTCGGCGCGATCGCCGCCGGGGCCCAGGACGTCCCCAAGACGAAGGGCGTCGAGGAAACGCCGGCCCGCGACGCCGTGGTGAGCCTGACCGCCGATGTGTCGGCCGTCCGCTTCAACGCCCAGGTCCGGGACCGGAAGGGGAACCTGATTACGGGCCTGCCCCGGGAGGCCTTCGAAGTTCGGGAGGACGGCCGGCCGCAGGAGCTGATCTACTTCGAGGCCGACTCCTCGCCTGTCTCCGTCGCCCTCCTTGTCGAGTTCAGCCGGCCCACCGCCGGCATCCTCCAGGACATGCGGGACTCCGCCTACCTGCTGGTCCGGGAGCTGGCGGTCGAAGACAACTGCGCCCTGGTTGTCTTCAACAACCGCCCCGAAGTCGTCGTCGACTTCACCCGGGACCGGGAGGAGATCCTGCGCGCCGTCGCCCGCATGAACTACACCTTCCTCTCCTCCATCGAGCTCCTGGACAGCGTCCGGTTCACCGTCAGCCGCATGAGCGAGGTGCCGGGCAAGCGCGGGATCGTCCTGCTGGCCACCGGCCTGAGCGAGAGCGGCGGCCGCCTCAACGAGCTGTCCCGCCAGCTCCAGGTGATGGGCGTGCCCATCTACGCCGTCTCCATGGGACAGCACGCGCGCAACCTGCTCGATCCGGTCCTGTCCACCTCGGACCACCACCTCTTCTTCCAGGCGGACCACCGCCTCCGCACCCTGGCCGAGAACTCGGGCGGCGCCGCGTTCTTCCCCAAGCACCCCAACGCGTTTCCCGACACGATGAAAACCGTCTGCGCCTATCTCAAGCACCAGTACCTTCTGGCCTACACACCGCCCGATCCGGCGGACCAGAAACGCAAGCGCACGCTGGCCATCAGCGCCCGGGCCGACCTGGATCGCGACGGCACGCCCGAGCCGCTGGAAGTGGTTCACGTGCGCCAGTATGTGCTGGGCGGATCGCCCTTGAAACCCTAG